The following coding sequences are from one Streptomyces sp. NBC_01485 window:
- a CDS encoding DEAD/DEAH box helicase — MPFTTVALRAPLVLVPGIGLDEQLRTKAGSSAGLPPDVPQIVHDLNQLDRGAAVRLDPGNSQYKPSLLVYTRTYRLRLEATKRGTGYLVKHIDPLRFADRAHLARSCLLVRPPAWKMVLELRAVPEGSEAQWQVLQQAWQSLGQVPAQQGGASSVSESQSEFLDTVDRLIDAAEEITTREDRKAAPFPYQRLTATGGKRRSSTPQSAYEFQLVGPELPPLGAFVRIQGDTATRGKVRRASGQSVTVRFDEPVSWERLPARGALELIPSTVVFSKQRQAVARLRARDTQNPGLLPALVEHQVRTIPATAAQPHEGLDPEQLAAFRKALTTEDLLVVLGPPGTGKTRTITEIAHTTALTAAGDSGRVLVTSHTNRAVDNVLARLPRDLVVIRVGDESKVHADVKPLLLEEQSENLAEGIRHTMVLREQAYREAEAAAPWTAELAALLHRVDDLARNEKAAAQRLDNAIRAATAPARERLAALRSEENERESARLRLTERAARLQSKVRSGRQRSDAWLTGWLHRSRARRGEEELTAVGHEIQRLEALGPELRRQAEAAGAEADRAKREDPAVSADLAARQAAGRQLGKGLQSAYEAADMAVHALGAAVPGVSAPTRLSDPADAAGALHTLHRQLEAWLPLVSERRKLTRQWQAAIAQDPGQLVPELVRYAQVVGATCIGAASCAELSGVDFDLGILDEAGQIGVPDALVPLTRVRRGVLVGDDRQLPPFLDSEVAEWAQGAGDPRLLRLTSHSALELLRAGLPSSHIVQLTRQRRMPAEIADFISASFYRGELLTEKEHRHTDPMFASPMAFVDTAALPDRQRHETGGRRAESRGRKGVFNTCEARLLARLAAFYHRRGSEWVVIVPYLAQRLEVVRHLTPLIGDSQLADASVGSVDSYQGGEREVVLYGFTRSNPEGRIGFLKELRRANVAFTRAKSQLVLTGDLSTLLRADDPGFRALADDLHRHLLDRGDLWDYQDVMAALDEALDDTAPSLDEEAGPSPEGGRP, encoded by the coding sequence ATGCCTTTCACCACTGTCGCCTTACGCGCTCCGCTGGTGCTCGTCCCGGGAATCGGGCTGGACGAGCAGCTCCGCACGAAGGCAGGGTCCAGCGCCGGGCTGCCGCCCGACGTCCCCCAGATCGTCCACGACCTGAACCAGCTCGACCGCGGCGCCGCCGTGCGCCTCGACCCGGGTAACAGCCAGTACAAACCGTCCTTGCTGGTGTACACGCGTACGTACCGGCTACGCCTCGAGGCGACGAAGCGAGGCACGGGCTACCTCGTCAAGCACATCGACCCGCTGCGCTTCGCAGACCGTGCTCACCTTGCCCGGTCCTGTCTCCTGGTGCGCCCGCCCGCCTGGAAGATGGTGCTCGAGCTGAGGGCGGTGCCCGAGGGCTCGGAGGCCCAGTGGCAGGTTCTCCAACAGGCCTGGCAGAGTCTCGGCCAGGTGCCTGCGCAGCAGGGAGGGGCCTCCTCCGTCAGCGAAAGCCAGTCGGAGTTCCTCGACACCGTGGACCGGCTGATCGACGCGGCCGAGGAGATCACCACCAGGGAGGATCGCAAGGCCGCGCCCTTCCCTTATCAGCGCCTGACAGCCACCGGCGGCAAGCGCCGCAGCAGCACTCCGCAGTCGGCCTACGAATTCCAGCTCGTCGGACCCGAGTTGCCGCCGCTGGGCGCCTTCGTCCGGATCCAGGGTGACACGGCGACCCGCGGCAAGGTGAGGCGTGCCTCGGGGCAGTCCGTCACCGTCCGCTTCGATGAGCCCGTGTCGTGGGAACGGCTGCCCGCCCGCGGCGCCCTGGAACTCATACCCAGCACGGTGGTCTTCAGCAAACAGCGGCAGGCGGTAGCGCGTCTGCGCGCGCGGGACACGCAGAACCCGGGCCTGCTCCCGGCGCTGGTCGAGCACCAGGTGCGCACCATCCCGGCCACGGCCGCGCAGCCGCATGAGGGCCTCGACCCCGAGCAACTCGCCGCCTTCCGCAAGGCGTTGACCACGGAAGACCTCCTTGTGGTACTCGGCCCGCCCGGTACCGGCAAGACCCGGACCATCACCGAGATCGCCCACACGACCGCGCTCACGGCCGCCGGCGACAGCGGCCGGGTCCTCGTCACCTCCCACACCAATCGCGCCGTGGACAACGTGCTCGCCCGCCTGCCCCGGGATCTCGTGGTGATCCGGGTCGGAGACGAGAGCAAGGTCCACGCCGATGTGAAGCCGCTGCTCCTGGAGGAACAGTCGGAGAACCTTGCCGAGGGAATCCGGCACACCATGGTCCTGCGCGAACAGGCCTACCGGGAGGCGGAGGCCGCCGCGCCGTGGACGGCGGAACTCGCCGCCCTGCTCCACCGGGTCGACGACCTCGCCCGGAACGAGAAGGCCGCGGCCCAGCGTCTCGACAACGCGATCCGAGCGGCCACCGCACCGGCCCGGGAACGGCTTGCGGCACTCCGAAGCGAGGAGAACGAGCGGGAGTCGGCGCGGCTGCGGCTCACCGAACGGGCGGCTCGGCTCCAGTCGAAGGTGCGGTCCGGGCGGCAGCGTTCCGACGCTTGGCTGACCGGCTGGCTGCACCGCTCCAGGGCCCGCCGCGGAGAAGAGGAACTCACCGCGGTGGGGCACGAGATTCAGCGGCTCGAGGCACTGGGCCCTGAGCTGCGCCGGCAGGCCGAAGCGGCCGGCGCCGAGGCGGACCGCGCGAAACGGGAGGACCCCGCCGTCAGCGCGGACCTGGCTGCCCGTCAGGCAGCAGGGCGTCAGCTCGGCAAGGGCCTTCAGTCCGCCTACGAGGCCGCCGACATGGCGGTCCACGCGCTCGGCGCGGCCGTGCCGGGCGTGTCGGCACCCACGCGGCTGTCGGACCCGGCCGATGCGGCAGGCGCCCTGCACACTCTGCACCGGCAGTTGGAAGCGTGGCTGCCGCTTGTCTCCGAACGCCGGAAACTCACCCGGCAGTGGCAGGCCGCCATCGCCCAGGACCCGGGCCAGCTGGTGCCCGAACTCGTCCGCTATGCCCAGGTGGTCGGCGCCACCTGTATCGGGGCCGCTTCCTGTGCCGAACTGTCCGGAGTCGACTTCGACTTGGGGATTCTCGACGAGGCCGGCCAGATCGGCGTCCCGGACGCGCTGGTGCCGTTGACCCGGGTCCGCCGGGGTGTCCTGGTCGGCGACGACCGGCAGCTGCCGCCCTTCCTCGACTCCGAGGTGGCCGAATGGGCCCAGGGCGCCGGCGACCCCAGACTGCTCCGGTTGACGTCACACAGCGCCTTGGAGCTGCTGCGGGCCGGGCTGCCGTCCTCCCACATCGTCCAGTTGACCCGACAGCGCCGGATGCCGGCCGAGATCGCCGACTTCATCTCGGCCTCCTTCTACCGGGGAGAACTGCTCACAGAGAAGGAACACCGGCACACCGACCCGATGTTCGCGAGCCCGATGGCCTTCGTCGACACCGCCGCGCTGCCCGATCGCCAACGTCACGAGACGGGCGGACGGCGTGCCGAGAGCCGAGGCCGTAAAGGCGTCTTCAACACCTGTGAGGCGCGTCTCCTGGCCCGCCTCGCCGCCTTCTACCACCGGCGGGGTTCCGAGTGGGTGGTGATCGTCCCCTACCTTGCGCAGCGCCTGGAGGTCGTGCGGCACCTCACCCCCTTGATCGGCGACTCACAGCTCGCCGACGCCTCGGTCGGCAGCGTCGACTCCTACCAGGGCGGAGAGCGCGAGGTCGTCCTGTACGGCTTCACGCGCAGCAACCCCGAGGGCCGGATCGGCTTCCTCAAGGAGCTGCGGCGCGCCAATGTCGCCTTCACCCGCGCCAAGAGCCAGTTGGTGCTGACGGGCGATCTGAGCACCCTGCTCCGCGCGGACGACCCCGGATTCCGCGCTCTGGCCGACGATCTTCACCGGCATCTGCTCGACCGCGGCGACCTGTGGGACTACCAGGACGTCATGGCGGCGCTCGACGAAGCACTCGACGACACCGCCCCGAGCCTGGACGAAGAAGCCGGCCCGTCCCCGGAAGGAGGCCGACCGTGA